The proteins below come from a single Halostagnicola larsenii XH-48 genomic window:
- a CDS encoding polysaccharide deacetylase family protein, translating into MDSESKRRRFLGGLAAGAVSLTAGCTDALDTVRPGGNESDDGSPDGKNGSDEGSESAPDIDSGAVVFVYDDGPMDDYETAFPVHQEFDAPASVGIVTEWIGREDFNGGDWMGESELTELADAGWEIMAHTTGHTALGEFELVEDVDPSDTRIYPEKRNHGFHQIYDLEITDGDESVRRTITGSSEDATGPYIEFEEAVGQSFAAGETVERYPEDLMNQFLGDCKEDLESMDFAVDTLLAPYDIVDEWTLEFATEYYDGIANVNPGSMLNPKNEFDPFDTNRSYFVEYTSSENTEAQLANVEKQEAIGIIGAHTFKEEVTESNIRDTLEWVEDSDLEAVTFRDAIRANADGSD; encoded by the coding sequence ATGGATTCTGAATCGAAACGTCGCCGCTTTCTCGGCGGACTCGCGGCCGGTGCCGTCTCGCTGACGGCCGGCTGTACCGATGCGTTAGATACGGTTCGCCCGGGCGGAAACGAAAGCGACGACGGGTCGCCAGACGGCAAGAACGGGTCGGACGAGGGGAGCGAAAGCGCTCCGGATATCGACAGCGGTGCGGTGGTTTTCGTCTACGACGACGGCCCGATGGACGACTACGAGACGGCGTTTCCCGTTCATCAGGAGTTTGATGCGCCCGCAAGTGTGGGAATCGTCACGGAGTGGATAGGGCGAGAGGACTTCAACGGTGGCGACTGGATGGGCGAATCCGAACTCACGGAACTCGCCGATGCCGGCTGGGAGATCATGGCCCACACGACCGGTCATACCGCGTTGGGGGAGTTCGAGCTCGTCGAGGATGTCGATCCGTCCGACACCCGAATATATCCCGAAAAGCGAAATCACGGCTTTCATCAGATCTACGACCTCGAAATCACCGATGGAGACGAAAGCGTCCGCCGAACCATCACCGGATCGTCCGAAGATGCGACGGGGCCATACATCGAGTTCGAGGAAGCAGTCGGGCAATCGTTCGCGGCCGGCGAAACCGTCGAACGCTACCCGGAAGATCTGATGAACCAGTTCCTCGGCGACTGCAAGGAGGACCTCGAGTCGATGGACTTCGCGGTTGATACCCTCCTCGCTCCGTACGATATCGTCGACGAGTGGACCCTCGAGTTCGCGACGGAATACTACGATGGTATCGCGAACGTGAATCCGGGATCGATGCTCAATCCGAAAAACGAGTTCGATCCGTTCGATACGAATCGGAGCTACTTCGTCGAGTACACCAGCAGCGAGAACACAGAAGCACAGCTCGCGAACGTCGAGAAACAGGAAGCGATCGGCATCATCGGCGCGCACACGTTCAAAGAGGAAGTAACCGAATCGAACATCAGAGACACCCTCGAGTGGGTCGAAGACAGCGATCTCGAGGCCGTTACCTTCCGCGACGCGATCAGAGCGAACGCGGACGGTTCCGATTAG
- a CDS encoding lipopolysaccharide biosynthesis protein, translating into MNGNPASDADSISSATVVVLLLSAVSTPLLFRFLGASAFGEYSLLLSVFALYMFFVNAGVTDGVRTAAETDRQPTNSSAQGIGFHFLVALALAIAGAVLLALAAYFGVIGAAFGDEVTGYVFVLALLVVAIQVRDVTIQTLTDLGLERSANRLSILDAVSFAVIALPLAALGFGVFGALAGHLLASILVSVVGLLVVDDQLSLSELFARPGSGYPAKTVVPDDSLALVLAFLLLVLYHIDIVLLYWFTDSAAVGTYRIALTLAESLLLVPLALQVVFARSTSGMWSQNRRRKLSQLIGETTRYTFLLTAVIAVGLTALADIVVPLVFGSAATSAVGPLLVLLPGAFGFALARPILAGSKSSDQLRYPVGATAGAVLLNVALALLLIPRYGVYGAAVATSISYGSMAVFHAVSARAVGFDPLVDARLGRAAVTVALATVPIIGLSAAITNQWLALVIVPPVGLCIFLGFSILVGAMETEEPFEVLATLPDPVGTAADAARQRFERLHVGPLASDWFQSLLLLVGLSLLVTGLFVGLFGSGIESLRF; encoded by the coding sequence GTGAACGGGAATCCTGCGAGCGACGCGGATTCGATCAGTAGCGCGACCGTCGTCGTGTTGCTTCTAAGCGCCGTGTCGACGCCGCTTTTGTTCAGGTTCCTCGGCGCCTCGGCGTTCGGCGAGTACTCGCTTTTGCTATCGGTGTTCGCGCTCTACATGTTCTTCGTCAACGCGGGCGTTACCGACGGCGTTCGGACGGCCGCAGAAACCGATCGACAGCCGACGAACTCGAGCGCGCAGGGGATCGGCTTTCACTTCCTGGTCGCACTCGCCCTCGCGATAGCGGGTGCCGTGTTGCTCGCGCTTGCGGCTTACTTCGGTGTCATCGGCGCGGCGTTCGGCGACGAGGTGACAGGATACGTCTTCGTCCTCGCGCTGCTCGTGGTCGCAATACAGGTTCGCGACGTCACTATCCAGACGCTCACCGATCTCGGACTCGAGCGCTCTGCTAACCGACTCTCGATACTCGATGCGGTCAGTTTCGCGGTGATCGCACTCCCGCTGGCCGCGCTCGGCTTCGGCGTTTTTGGGGCGCTTGCCGGCCATCTCCTCGCAAGTATCCTCGTCTCCGTCGTCGGACTGCTCGTCGTCGACGATCAACTATCTCTCTCCGAGTTGTTCGCTCGGCCAGGTTCTGGATATCCGGCGAAGACGGTGGTTCCGGACGATTCGCTGGCGCTCGTGCTTGCGTTCTTGTTGCTAGTCCTGTATCACATCGATATCGTGTTGCTCTATTGGTTCACGGACAGCGCCGCCGTCGGCACCTATCGGATCGCGCTGACACTCGCGGAGAGTCTGTTGCTCGTTCCGCTGGCGTTACAGGTGGTGTTTGCCCGTTCGACCTCGGGGATGTGGTCCCAGAACAGACGCCGAAAGCTATCCCAGCTGATCGGGGAGACGACTCGCTATACGTTCTTGCTAACCGCAGTTATCGCGGTCGGACTGACAGCGTTGGCGGACATCGTTGTCCCACTCGTCTTTGGCTCCGCGGCGACTTCCGCAGTCGGACCCCTCCTGGTGTTGCTCCCAGGTGCGTTCGGATTCGCACTTGCGCGACCGATTCTCGCGGGATCGAAGAGCAGTGACCAACTCCGATACCCCGTGGGGGCGACGGCTGGTGCCGTACTGCTCAACGTCGCATTGGCGCTCCTTTTGATTCCGCGCTACGGGGTATACGGTGCAGCCGTCGCGACGAGTATCAGTTACGGGTCGATGGCCGTCTTTCACGCTGTGAGCGCTCGAGCCGTCGGCTTCGATCCGCTCGTGGATGCACGACTCGGGCGGGCGGCAGTAACCGTCGCACTCGCGACGGTCCCGATTATTGGTCTGTCAGCGGCGATTACGAACCAGTGGCTCGCGCTCGTGATCGTCCCTCCAGTCGGTCTCTGTATCTTCCTCGGCTTCAGTATCCTCGTCGGGGCGATGGAAACCGAAGAGCCGTTCGAAGTCCTCGCCACGTTACCGGATCCTGTCGGAACTGCGGCCGACGCGGCTCGACAGCGATTCGAACGGCTGCACGTCGGACCGTTGGCGTCCGACTGGTTCCAGAGCCTGCTGCTTCTGGTCGGACTCTCGCTGCTCGTCACCGGATTGTTCGTCGGCCTCTTCGGGTCCGGTATCGAAAGCCTGCGGTTTTAA
- a CDS encoding polysaccharide deacetylase family protein encodes MTKRNRRTFITTATVAATAGLAGCVAEVRESLPFQSDDSDTGGDDDENEKDDGSDGDQLPGESIAEFEDLEQWEPMLEENKLEAYTDDPYAGSQSALLTTDESSDYAGIQQTISGGIDLSDRNLSLAIKFTGRDQLHLTVNLLAPGSNSVHSFTRSLIGPADRWVRVDLGTTSVDPQTDLSSVYEIQIAARPRGGENGAIECQLDDLRSVSRPDTGKVMLLFDGTLESHRSEAFEPMQSHDFVGVESVIPETVNDSGRLSYASLQELYEGGWEMIARPSTGSSRLPDYSSEEQQQMIEQTRSFLESRGFDDGAKHFVTPGNILGPNTMDILREQHEQAFRYGGSPNALPLTDPHNVGVFPGTEGDVTREYVDYAAKYGQLAVLRFEEIGGDGMAVEEFESLLTYIAEQDVDVVTASDLLEAQ; translated from the coding sequence ATGACGAAGCGCAACCGACGAACGTTCATAACGACGGCTACTGTCGCTGCGACGGCAGGGCTTGCAGGGTGTGTGGCAGAGGTGCGTGAGTCGCTTCCGTTCCAATCGGACGACTCCGATACCGGTGGGGACGACGACGAGAACGAGAAAGACGACGGCAGTGACGGCGATCAGTTGCCCGGCGAATCGATCGCGGAGTTCGAGGATCTCGAGCAGTGGGAACCGATGCTCGAGGAAAACAAACTCGAGGCGTACACGGACGATCCGTACGCGGGGTCCCAGTCGGCACTGCTCACCACCGACGAATCGTCTGACTATGCGGGAATACAACAGACGATCTCGGGCGGCATCGACCTCAGCGATCGTAACCTCTCGCTTGCAATCAAGTTTACCGGTCGCGATCAGCTTCACCTCACGGTGAATTTGTTGGCCCCGGGCTCGAACAGTGTACACTCGTTCACTCGATCGCTCATCGGACCGGCCGATCGATGGGTTCGTGTGGACCTCGGAACCACCAGCGTCGATCCACAGACCGATCTCAGTTCGGTCTACGAAATACAGATTGCCGCTCGCCCGCGCGGTGGTGAAAACGGCGCCATCGAATGCCAGCTCGACGATCTCCGGTCCGTCTCGAGGCCGGACACCGGCAAGGTGATGTTGCTGTTCGACGGAACGCTCGAGAGCCACCGCTCCGAGGCGTTCGAGCCCATGCAATCGCACGATTTCGTCGGCGTCGAATCGGTCATCCCCGAAACCGTCAACGACTCCGGCCGGCTTTCGTACGCGTCGTTACAGGAGCTGTACGAGGGCGGATGGGAGATGATCGCGCGCCCGAGTACGGGCTCGTCTCGGCTCCCCGACTACTCGAGCGAAGAACAACAGCAGATGATCGAACAGACCAGATCGTTCCTCGAAAGTCGTGGGTTCGACGACGGTGCCAAGCACTTCGTGACGCCGGGGAACATCCTCGGTCCGAACACGATGGACATCCTCCGAGAGCAACACGAACAGGCGTTCAGGTACGGCGGAAGTCCGAACGCGTTGCCCCTGACGGATCCGCACAACGTCGGCGTCTTCCCCGGCACGGAAGGCGATGTCACGCGAGAGTACGTCGATTATGCCGCCAAATACGGCCAGCTTGCAGTGCTTCGCTTCGAAGAAATCGGCGGGGACGGGATGGCCGTCGAGGAGTTCGAATCCCTCCTCACGTACATCGCAGAACAGGACGTCGACGTCGTGACGGCAAGCGACCTACTCGAGGCACAATGA
- a CDS encoding glycosyltransferase family 2 protein, translating to MYREATVGVVIPAYNEEGFVGDVIREMPDYVDRIYVIDDQSTDGTWDEILDAARADHEERTGSPPPIADAHDRQRDDGEPSDQPRADGGPEALMNRAVVHDSIGRVLPIQHRENMGAGGAIKTGYLAALEEGVTATATVDADGQMDLSQLPRLLDPIVEGAADYAKGNRLLDREYRSAMPRFRFVGNSMLTFLTKVASGYWKTMDPQNGYTVISNDALEAVDVENLYEYYGYCNDLLVKLNVNEMRVADVGMPAVYGDEESSIEYSTYIPNVSMMLLRDFLWRLRTKHLVTDFHPLALFYLFGAGVAGVGIVAALWTLVNAIVRSGSVLVSTTASFLVFALGVTLLLFAMVFDMAESEHLERQYRQ from the coding sequence ATGTATCGCGAAGCGACAGTCGGGGTCGTGATCCCCGCGTACAACGAGGAAGGGTTCGTCGGCGACGTGATCCGCGAGATGCCCGACTACGTCGATCGGATCTACGTTATCGACGACCAATCGACCGACGGAACCTGGGACGAAATCCTCGATGCTGCCCGGGCGGATCACGAGGAGAGAACAGGGTCTCCCCCACCGATAGCGGACGCGCACGATCGTCAGCGCGACGACGGCGAACCAAGTGATCAGCCGCGGGCCGACGGCGGGCCAGAGGCGCTGATGAACCGCGCGGTCGTTCACGATTCCATCGGGCGGGTCCTTCCGATCCAGCATCGAGAAAACATGGGCGCTGGCGGGGCGATCAAGACCGGCTACCTCGCCGCGCTCGAGGAGGGCGTCACCGCGACGGCAACGGTCGATGCGGACGGCCAGATGGATCTTTCCCAACTGCCGCGGTTGCTCGATCCGATCGTAGAGGGAGCCGCGGATTACGCGAAAGGGAACCGGTTGCTCGACCGAGAATATCGGTCGGCGATGCCGCGGTTTCGATTCGTCGGGAATTCGATGCTGACGTTCCTGACGAAGGTCGCCTCGGGCTACTGGAAAACGATGGATCCGCAAAACGGCTACACCGTGATCTCCAACGACGCCCTCGAGGCGGTCGACGTGGAGAACCTCTACGAGTATTACGGCTATTGTAACGATCTGCTGGTCAAACTCAACGTCAACGAGATGCGAGTCGCGGACGTCGGGATGCCGGCGGTCTACGGCGACGAGGAATCGAGCATCGAGTACTCGACGTACATTCCGAACGTGTCGATGATGTTGCTCCGGGACTTCCTGTGGCGCTTGCGGACGAAGCACCTGGTCACGGATTTCCACCCGCTGGCGTTGTTTTACCTCTTCGGTGCAGGCGTCGCAGGCGTCGGAATCGTCGCCGCGCTCTGGACGCTCGTGAACGCGATCGTTCGGAGCGGTTCGGTGCTCGTGAGCACAACTGCGAGTTTCCTCGTCTTCGCGCTCGGCGTCACGCTGTTGTTGTTCGCGATGGTGTTCGACATGGCCGAAAGCGAGCACTTAGAGCGCCAGTACCGACAGTAA
- a CDS encoding right-handed parallel beta-helix repeat-containing protein yields MPKRSGYQNSNHEKSSTQTSTSHTDGTESIAQETQSSRSRRSFLRGTAVAGIASLGALTAASGSASAFHGGYENVVNVVDAGADPTGSESITPVLERIRADNTAFEFPEGEYYMDEQFRCTNYDNIGFFGHDATIVPANFYDFDGPQFRLFRLGTYLNPGKRLRFEGFDIDQTAPDTGIRVIGTNVTDSFEVRDITIHGQHDSGTWGPALFGISDPDGEGIVERFRAPDGGLYGDYTPNAANTWKGPIGIEANMNQGYLEFKDCELDGFPSTGLYASGESGRIVVDGGTYRNNGTASLRLGGTDSEIKNVTIEVDEEPEYGLGQRGIRIENSESVHIDNVDISITAPQPTSHAVSVMNTCDDMHFENSSIEMRGDKVNHGIVVSENAGYTYIDNIDIVHETSGGYPIWIRDSDSDDRVLVERVNISGRAGTEGGFRDGIWCGRNNCRFSTFVVDQHGRGDVNRNGIMITGNDTEIYRGEFYASQYPYIDQGHNNHIRNSVMVSDDDSLEGARLYSSASEPTIQYNQIVNGIDDLGASSVSSWHNETW; encoded by the coding sequence ATGCCGAAACGAAGCGGTTACCAGAATTCGAACCACGAAAAATCATCGACCCAAACCTCAACTTCACATACTGACGGTACGGAGTCAATTGCACAGGAAACTCAATCGAGCCGATCCAGGCGTTCGTTCCTTCGCGGTACTGCGGTGGCAGGCATCGCTTCTCTCGGAGCACTAACAGCGGCAAGTGGATCCGCGAGCGCATTCCACGGGGGATACGAGAACGTCGTAAACGTCGTCGATGCCGGAGCGGATCCGACCGGATCGGAGTCGATCACGCCAGTCCTCGAGCGCATTCGAGCGGACAACACCGCGTTCGAGTTTCCGGAGGGGGAGTACTACATGGACGAGCAGTTCCGATGTACGAACTACGACAATATCGGGTTTTTCGGTCACGACGCGACGATCGTCCCGGCGAACTTCTACGATTTTGATGGACCGCAGTTCCGTCTTTTCCGACTTGGAACGTACCTCAACCCCGGAAAACGCCTCCGGTTCGAGGGTTTCGATATCGACCAGACCGCACCTGATACGGGTATTCGAGTGATCGGTACGAACGTCACCGACAGTTTCGAAGTGCGCGATATTACAATCCACGGCCAACACGACAGCGGGACGTGGGGTCCGGCCCTGTTCGGGATTTCGGACCCGGACGGCGAAGGAATCGTCGAACGGTTCCGTGCTCCCGATGGCGGTCTCTACGGCGACTACACGCCGAACGCGGCGAACACCTGGAAAGGTCCGATCGGGATCGAGGCGAACATGAATCAGGGATACCTCGAGTTCAAAGACTGCGAACTCGATGGCTTCCCGAGCACCGGACTGTACGCATCCGGCGAGAGCGGGAGAATCGTCGTCGACGGGGGGACGTATCGAAACAACGGTACCGCGAGCCTCCGGCTCGGTGGCACCGACAGCGAAATCAAGAACGTGACGATCGAAGTCGACGAGGAGCCGGAGTACGGCTTGGGCCAGCGAGGCATTCGTATCGAGAACAGCGAGAGCGTTCACATTGATAACGTCGATATCTCGATAACGGCGCCACAACCGACCAGTCACGCCGTATCGGTGATGAACACCTGCGACGATATGCACTTCGAGAACTCGTCGATCGAAATGCGCGGCGATAAGGTAAACCACGGGATCGTCGTCTCCGAAAATGCCGGCTACACGTACATCGATAACATCGATATCGTCCACGAGACATCGGGCGGCTACCCGATCTGGATACGCGATTCGGATAGCGACGACCGGGTTCTCGTCGAACGAGTCAACATATCGGGCCGCGCCGGAACTGAGGGTGGGTTCCGTGACGGTATCTGGTGTGGCCGAAACAACTGCCGGTTCAGTACGTTCGTCGTCGATCAACACGGTCGCGGGGACGTCAACCGGAACGGAATCATGATAACCGGAAACGATACGGAGATCTACCGGGGCGAGTTCTACGCGAGTCAGTACCCCTACATCGATCAGGGTCACAACAACCACATTCGAAACTCCGTCATGGTCTCCGACGACGATAGCCTCGAGGGAGCCCGCCTCTACTCGAGTGCGTCGGAGCCGACGATCCAGTACAACCAGATCGTCAACGGAATCGACGACCTCGGAGCCTCGTCGGTCAGCAGTTGGCACAACGAGACGTGGTAG
- a CDS encoding glycosyltransferase family 2 protein encodes MTRVSVIIPTYNRAETLPRAIDSALEQTVEDLEVVVVDDGSTDETSSVLAEYDDPRVRPVVHATNQGANVARNTGIDHAQGDYVAFLDSDDTWLQGKLERQLAELEDRSSEWVGVYCDSTFELSGADGRLRSTVASALATRDETPTTEGDDELIGEILADNVQPGAGSTLLVRTDVAEEIGGFSEELDRFQDPEFCVRVLKQGKLAYVDEPLVVRDETGHPPASVVAAASDQYLSMHEETVECFEDEGFEIRSSHDLIIAKRYFADGKPLRGLWHLRTAAASPRNYPGLCWAAGSGVRRRPLPIATALVSLLLVAVIGGTILSRRLLT; translated from the coding sequence ATGACTCGCGTCAGCGTCATTATTCCGACGTACAACCGAGCCGAAACACTCCCTCGAGCGATCGATAGCGCACTCGAACAGACCGTCGAGGACCTGGAGGTCGTCGTCGTCGACGACGGGTCGACCGACGAAACGAGTTCGGTGCTCGCCGAGTACGACGATCCTCGGGTCCGCCCGGTCGTTCACGCGACCAACCAGGGGGCTAACGTCGCTCGAAATACCGGTATCGATCACGCGCAGGGCGACTACGTCGCGTTTCTCGACTCGGACGATACGTGGCTGCAAGGGAAACTCGAGCGACAGCTCGCGGAACTCGAGGACCGCTCGAGCGAGTGGGTGGGCGTCTACTGCGACTCGACGTTCGAGTTGTCCGGGGCGGACGGACGACTTCGAAGCACCGTCGCGAGCGCACTCGCTACCCGCGACGAGACGCCGACGACGGAAGGGGACGACGAACTGATCGGCGAGATCCTCGCCGACAACGTCCAGCCGGGCGCGGGATCGACCCTGCTCGTTCGCACAGACGTTGCCGAGGAAATCGGCGGTTTCTCCGAGGAACTCGATCGGTTTCAGGACCCGGAGTTCTGCGTTCGAGTCCTCAAACAAGGGAAACTCGCCTACGTCGACGAGCCGCTGGTCGTGCGCGATGAGACCGGCCATCCACCAGCTTCGGTCGTCGCCGCTGCCAGCGATCAGTACCTCTCGATGCACGAAGAGACCGTCGAGTGCTTCGAGGACGAGGGGTTCGAGATCCGCTCGAGCCACGACCTCATTATCGCGAAACGCTACTTTGCTGACGGAAAGCCACTCCGTGGGCTGTGGCACCTCCGAACGGCCGCGGCGTCACCGCGCAACTATCCGGGGCTTTGCTGGGCCGCTGGATCCGGCGTTCGACGCCGTCCGCTGCCGATCGCTACCGCGCTTGTTTCTCTCTTGCTCGTGGCGGTCATCGGCGGAACGATTCTCTCTCGTCGACTCCTCACGTAA
- a CDS encoding asparagine synthase-related protein: MNKELFGVFGSIETFNRFRSNDEFDEVLEGATITAGIRDSGLGTPGWSATHTAANGICLVWGEVYVPGDETNAARWLLEHYPSAGTDALEKLNGSYLAVLDIESADRAFVVTDMVRSRSCFYTDDPGVRVFGTDAGEVGRTLETPSLDRNGVLDFLHLGVTLGEKTWVEDLSRLPIDSRLTADSVEQLDRFVYRPREFDYVSELADRLERALERRSILPGESALLLSAGYDSRIILSQIPEIERSYTVGYPDGQEVDGAKRLANQYGVDHTAFPPDERYLHADESKVRYSQGIKESLHIHHAGYTDEMAADTIYHGLLCDTFFRGHFTEQAGIDVFGKRICFNRLEANPDPVEVLLDRFGYVPEASLDLADRLPFDHDVETYVEDAVAEAVDSIADRADQPQHELTGCGIANQPSIPFHNHLSDNFFTAFIATDAELVEWHLQTPPEHRTTETFLRACERIDEDVLRHRPPDRPYDSALLNEAEGFIRRKTPFLPSFDPPWPDRETLFDQYCVDQQLLPQLERAHPLPARHKLRINDVQRWLGSWSDSEGPLSSWLGPPESSLA, encoded by the coding sequence ATGAACAAGGAGCTCTTCGGCGTATTTGGAAGTATCGAGACGTTCAATCGGTTCCGGTCGAACGACGAGTTCGACGAAGTGCTCGAGGGAGCGACGATAACCGCCGGTATCAGGGATTCCGGACTCGGCACACCGGGATGGAGTGCTACGCATACCGCCGCAAACGGAATTTGTCTCGTCTGGGGTGAGGTATACGTTCCTGGCGACGAAACGAACGCTGCTCGCTGGTTACTCGAGCACTATCCGAGCGCCGGAACCGACGCACTCGAGAAACTCAATGGATCGTACCTCGCCGTCCTCGACATCGAAAGCGCCGACCGAGCGTTCGTCGTCACCGATATGGTCCGCTCTCGATCCTGTTTCTATACCGATGACCCCGGTGTCCGCGTCTTCGGGACCGATGCCGGCGAAGTCGGCCGAACGCTCGAGACGCCCTCGCTCGACCGGAACGGGGTTCTCGACTTTCTTCATCTCGGCGTGACGCTCGGAGAGAAAACGTGGGTGGAGGACCTTTCCCGGCTCCCGATCGATAGCCGACTCACCGCAGATTCCGTTGAGCAACTCGATCGGTTCGTTTACCGACCGCGCGAGTTCGACTACGTTTCCGAGCTCGCGGATCGGCTCGAGCGGGCGCTCGAGCGTCGGTCGATACTGCCGGGCGAGAGCGCGCTCTTGCTCTCGGCGGGGTACGACTCGCGTATCATTCTCTCGCAAATCCCGGAAATCGAACGGAGTTACACCGTGGGGTATCCGGACGGGCAGGAAGTAGACGGCGCAAAGCGCCTCGCGAATCAGTACGGCGTCGATCACACGGCGTTTCCGCCCGACGAGCGGTACCTGCACGCCGACGAATCGAAGGTTCGCTACTCACAAGGCATCAAAGAGTCGCTGCACATCCACCACGCCGGATACACTGACGAAATGGCCGCGGATACGATCTATCACGGCCTCCTCTGTGACACGTTCTTTCGAGGTCACTTCACCGAACAGGCCGGGATCGACGTCTTCGGTAAACGGATCTGTTTCAACCGACTCGAGGCGAACCCGGATCCAGTCGAGGTGTTGCTCGATCGATTCGGGTACGTTCCCGAGGCGAGTCTCGACCTCGCCGATCGACTGCCGTTCGATCACGACGTCGAGACGTACGTCGAGGATGCGGTCGCCGAGGCGGTGGACTCGATCGCCGATAGAGCCGACCAACCCCAGCACGAACTCACCGGCTGTGGGATCGCAAACCAGCCGTCGATACCGTTTCACAACCACCTCTCGGATAACTTTTTCACCGCGTTCATCGCGACGGACGCCGAGCTGGTCGAGTGGCACCTCCAGACACCACCGGAACACCGGACGACGGAAACGTTCCTCCGCGCGTGCGAGCGCATCGACGAAGACGTGCTGCGACACCGCCCGCCAGACCGACCGTACGATTCAGCGCTTCTCAACGAAGCGGAGGGGTTTATCCGACGGAAAACACCGTTTCTACCCTCGTTCGACCCGCCCTGGCCGGACCGCGAAACCCTCTTCGATCAGTACTGCGTCGATCAACAACTGCTCCCCCAACTCGAGCGTGCACATCCGCTCCCGGCGCGGCACAAACTCCGAATCAACGACGTCCAACGGTGGCTCGGTAGCTGGTCGGATAGTGAGGGTCCGCTGTCGTCGTGGTTAGGGCCCCCGGAATCGTCTCTTGCATAG